A stretch of the Haloplanus aerogenes genome encodes the following:
- a CDS encoding ABC transporter ATP-binding protein has translation MLAMDGVHVSYGNTPILRDIDIDIDDGETVGIMGRNGVGKTTLMKTVIGLLTPDEGTIRYAGEDVTDLSADRRARLGMGYIPQGRDVFPDLTVEQNISMGLSISEHKSEKLVDDVYDYFPRLAERRGQKAGTMSGGEQQMLAIGRALAGNPDLLLLDEPSEGIQPSIVQQITDDIANINEEFGVTVLFVEQNLQVIRELSERCYVVDGGRIETELDAEDLEDVDAVADYLAV, from the coding sequence ATCCTCGCGATGGACGGCGTTCACGTCTCCTACGGAAACACGCCAATCCTCCGCGACATCGACATCGACATCGACGACGGCGAGACGGTCGGGATCATGGGCCGCAACGGCGTCGGCAAGACGACGCTCATGAAGACGGTCATCGGCCTCCTTACCCCCGACGAAGGGACGATTCGGTACGCCGGCGAGGACGTGACAGACCTCTCGGCGGACCGCCGCGCTCGCCTCGGCATGGGGTATATCCCGCAGGGACGGGACGTGTTTCCGGACCTCACCGTCGAGCAGAACATCTCGATGGGCCTCTCGATCAGCGAACACAAGTCGGAAAAATTGGTCGACGACGTCTACGACTACTTTCCCCGTCTGGCGGAGCGCCGCGGGCAGAAGGCGGGCACGATGAGCGGTGGCGAACAGCAGATGCTCGCCATCGGCCGCGCCCTCGCCGGCAATCCCGACCTACTGCTCCTCGACGAACCGTCGGAGGGTATCCAGCCCTCCATCGTCCAACAGATTACGGACGACATCGCCAACATCAACGAGGAGTTCGGCGTGACCGTCCTCTTCGTCGAGCAGAACCTGCAGGTCATCCGCGAACTCTCCGAGCGGTGTTACGTCGTCGATGGTGGGAGGATCGAGACGGAACTGGACGCCGAGGACCTCGAAGACGTCGACGCGGTGGCGGACTACCTCGCCGTCTGA
- a CDS encoding ATP-binding protein, whose product MPDTASERIRVLCVADRDEAGETAAILERETDRFDVTTAAGVEAGLARLDGATDCIVSGYDLSDGTGLDLLRAVRKRSPDLPFIFFTDMGSEAVASEAISAGVTDYLRRDDEMDRHPILVNRIWTAVGHDRNRREREARQAELRRSERRLEAVFEDPKMLVGVLSPDGRLRKANRTAMEFVDADHEDLVGRPFHETPWWSDDLREDVQRWIERAAAGEYVEYEADHKHGDDEIRSVSGTIRPVTDEAGEVVSLIASARDITERRTNERELQQRNDRLNDVASIVSHDLRSPLNVASGHLAIARSGDDDHLSEVAHALDRMEELVDDLLTLAHEGERVSEIETVDLAAMVRDCWRNVSTTETAPQVDTDLVIRADPDQLRHLLENLLGNALRHGGADVAVTIGDLDGGFYVADDGPGIPEADREAVFDSGYSTAAEGTGVGLSIVQRIVEAHGWEVAVTESETGGTRFEITGIECESCTPTPN is encoded by the coding sequence ATGCCCGACACGGCTAGCGAGCGGATTCGCGTGCTGTGCGTCGCCGACCGGGACGAGGCCGGCGAGACGGCAGCGATTCTCGAACGTGAAACCGATCGATTCGACGTGACGACGGCGGCAGGTGTCGAGGCGGGGCTGGCCCGTCTCGACGGCGCGACCGACTGTATTGTCTCCGGCTACGATCTGTCCGATGGGACTGGACTCGACTTGTTGCGGGCCGTCCGCAAGCGGTCGCCCGATCTACCCTTCATTTTCTTTACCGATATGGGGAGCGAGGCCGTGGCCAGCGAGGCCATCTCGGCTGGCGTCACGGACTACCTCCGTCGGGACGACGAGATGGATCGACACCCGATTCTGGTGAACCGGATCTGGACTGCCGTCGGACACGACCGGAACCGGCGCGAACGCGAAGCGCGACAGGCCGAACTCCGCCGGAGCGAGCGACGCCTCGAAGCCGTCTTCGAGGACCCGAAGATGCTAGTCGGTGTCCTCTCGCCGGACGGGCGGTTACGGAAGGCCAACCGGACGGCGATGGAGTTCGTCGACGCCGACCACGAGGATCTGGTCGGCCGGCCGTTCCACGAGACGCCGTGGTGGTCCGACGACCTCCGCGAGGACGTGCAACGCTGGATCGAACGCGCCGCTGCTGGCGAGTACGTCGAGTACGAGGCCGACCACAAGCACGGCGACGACGAGATTCGAAGCGTGAGCGGTACCATCCGCCCGGTTACGGACGAGGCGGGTGAAGTGGTCTCGCTCATCGCATCCGCGCGCGATATCACCGAACGGCGGACCAACGAACGCGAACTCCAGCAACGAAACGACCGTCTCAACGATGTCGCGAGCATCGTCTCCCACGACCTCCGAAGCCCGCTGAACGTGGCCAGCGGCCATCTGGCAATCGCGCGAAGCGGTGACGACGACCACCTGTCCGAAGTGGCCCACGCGCTCGACCGCATGGAGGAACTCGTCGACGACCTGCTGACGCTCGCCCACGAGGGCGAACGGGTGAGCGAAATCGAGACCGTCGACCTCGCGGCGATGGTTCGGGACTGTTGGCGCAACGTCTCGACGACTGAGACGGCACCGCAGGTCGACACCGACCTCGTGATCCGAGCCGACCCGGATCAGCTCCGACATCTGCTGGAGAATCTCCTCGGCAACGCACTCCGCCACGGCGGCGCCGACGTGGCCGTCACCATCGGTGACCTCGACGGCGGGTTCTACGTCGCCGACGACGGTCCCGGGATTCCCGAGGCCGACCGCGAAGCGGTCTTCGACAGTGGGTACTCCACTGCGGCTGAAGGGACGGGCGTCGGGCTCTCTATCGTTCAGCGCATCGTCGAGGCCCACGGCTGGGAGGTAGCCGTCACCGAGAGCGAGACGGGAGGCACTCGCTTCGAAATCACGGGCATCGAGTGCGAATCGTGTACGCCGACGCCGAACTGA
- a CDS encoding RNA methyltransferase — MSREPPVVVVVDAKTPGNIGTIARAMKNFGLSELKLVNPPELDPDGEAYGFAGHAREDILPNAEEVTFEEVVQNYHTVGCTAITGEDSRRHVRFPFKTPRELVAELRTVDAPTALVFGREGRGLDNEELSQLDEVCSIPASADYPVLNLGQAATILLYELRELTVEETQLPDVARERADEADIERFHDFVADFLDASGYKPVKRDKTRRLVRRLVGRAHPTDREIHTLLGVLRRATGQLEHRSELLAEYDEPDRW, encoded by the coding sequence ATGAGCCGGGAGCCGCCGGTCGTCGTCGTGGTCGACGCCAAGACGCCGGGCAATATCGGCACCATCGCCCGCGCGATGAAGAACTTCGGGCTGTCGGAGCTGAAGCTGGTGAACCCGCCGGAACTCGACCCCGACGGCGAGGCGTACGGCTTTGCCGGCCACGCCCGCGAGGACATCCTGCCGAACGCCGAAGAAGTGACCTTCGAGGAGGTGGTCCAGAACTATCACACGGTCGGCTGTACGGCGATCACCGGCGAGGACAGCCGCCGTCACGTCCGCTTCCCGTTCAAGACGCCGCGGGAGTTGGTGGCGGAGCTGCGGACCGTCGACGCCCCGACGGCGCTGGTGTTCGGCCGCGAGGGTCGCGGCCTCGACAACGAGGAACTGAGCCAGCTAGACGAGGTGTGTTCCATCCCTGCGAGCGCCGACTACCCCGTCCTCAATCTGGGGCAGGCGGCGACCATCCTCCTCTACGAACTCCGGGAGTTGACGGTCGAGGAGACCCAACTGCCCGACGTGGCGCGCGAGCGAGCGGACGAAGCCGACATCGAGCGCTTCCACGACTTCGTTGCGGACTTTCTCGACGCCAGCGGCTACAAGCCGGTCAAACGGGACAAGACGCGCCGGCTGGTCCGACGGCTCGTGGGTCGCGCCCACCCGACGGATCGCGAGATTCACACGTTGCTCGGCGTCCTCCGCCGGGCGACCGGCCAGCTCGAACACCGGTCGGAGCTACTGGCGGAGTACGACGAGCCGGATCGGTGGTGA
- a CDS encoding 4-coumarate--CoA ligase family protein: MSIRSVETQAFGAPLTIPERVAAGLAALVGVAGHVVLGLAALLFFAIALGVV; this comes from the coding sequence ATGAGTATCCGTTCCGTCGAAACCCAGGCGTTCGGCGCACCGTTGACGATTCCCGAACGCGTCGCCGCGGGCCTCGCGGCGCTCGTCGGCGTCGCGGGGCACGTCGTACTCGGGCTAGCCGCGTTGCTGTTCTTCGCGATCGCCCTCGGCGTGGTCTGA
- a CDS encoding ABC transporter permease subunit, translating to MAGETTTNVDRTASDGVLERLQNALEGPNTLGQGRTFWIGFTALVGLLLVYPMLRSSYYVSNTAYLLVSAFLGLSLCIVWGYTGIFSFGQVAFYGVAGYTFGIVSINVTGPVGTLAGLVVAIAVAGAFAFFVGYFMFYGGVSDVYVAIITLAVTLVLNTFMGQTAGEEWAVGAARLGGFNGMTEIPSLAIGVGDTAVRITDAAFYYFVVGSLLLTYLGLRVLVNSDVGYVMVGIRENQDRTELFGYNTQKMKLGVFTFGGVLAGFGGVVYASWGNYIDPSVFGLTFAALPIIWVATGGRKWLSGAIIGTFSVAFISQKLSVFGGQYSLVILGALLLFVILILPEGFVPQLYRRLPWLVDRLPGGESE from the coding sequence ATGGCTGGCGAAACGACGACGAACGTGGATCGCACGGCGTCGGACGGCGTACTGGAACGCCTACAAAACGCCCTCGAAGGGCCGAACACCCTCGGGCAGGGTCGGACGTTCTGGATCGGCTTCACCGCTCTCGTGGGCCTGTTGCTCGTCTATCCGATGCTCCGATCGTCGTACTACGTCTCGAACACCGCGTACCTGCTGGTGTCGGCGTTTCTCGGTCTCAGCCTCTGTATCGTCTGGGGGTACACCGGCATCTTCAGCTTCGGTCAGGTGGCGTTCTACGGTGTCGCCGGCTACACGTTCGGCATCGTCAGCATCAACGTGACCGGGCCGGTGGGAACGCTCGCCGGACTCGTCGTCGCAATCGCCGTCGCCGGCGCGTTCGCCTTCTTCGTCGGCTACTTCATGTTCTACGGCGGGGTCAGCGACGTGTACGTCGCTATCATCACGCTGGCCGTGACCCTCGTGTTGAACACGTTCATGGGGCAGACGGCAGGCGAGGAGTGGGCCGTCGGCGCCGCTCGCCTCGGCGGCTTCAACGGGATGACCGAGATACCCAGCCTCGCCATCGGAGTCGGTGACACCGCCGTTCGGATCACCGACGCCGCGTTCTACTACTTCGTCGTCGGATCGCTCCTGTTGACCTACCTCGGCCTCCGGGTGCTGGTCAACAGCGATGTTGGCTACGTGATGGTGGGCATCCGCGAGAACCAAGACCGGACCGAACTGTTCGGCTACAACACTCAGAAGATGAAACTCGGCGTGTTCACCTTCGGCGGCGTTCTCGCTGGCTTCGGGGGCGTCGTCTACGCCTCGTGGGGCAACTACATCGACCCGAGCGTGTTCGGACTCACGTTCGCCGCGCTCCCCATCATCTGGGTGGCTACCGGCGGGCGCAAGTGGCTCAGCGGGGCCATCATCGGCACCTTCTCCGTCGCCTTCATCTCACAGAAGCTGTCGGTGTTCGGCGGCCAGTACTCGCTGGTCATCCTCGGTGCCCTGCTCCTATTCGTCATCCTGATCCTCCCCGAGGGGTTCGTGCCACAGCTGTATCGCCGGCTCCCGTGGCTCGTCGACCGGCTTCCCGGGGGTGAGTCGGAGTGA
- a CDS encoding VOC family protein produces MNLIHVCLNVADADESIEFYEQFGFEESWSFETPDGETENRYVADPDGVEIQLSETEGETEFEQGTAWDHLALGVDDVDATFEEIDHYGVVEEPGDQPAAGARTAFVKDPDGHVVELVEPLE; encoded by the coding sequence ATGAACCTGATTCACGTCTGTCTGAACGTGGCCGACGCGGACGAGTCCATCGAGTTCTACGAGCAGTTCGGCTTCGAGGAGTCGTGGTCGTTCGAGACGCCGGACGGCGAGACCGAGAACCGCTACGTCGCGGACCCCGACGGCGTCGAGATTCAGCTCTCCGAAACCGAGGGCGAGACGGAGTTCGAGCAGGGCACGGCGTGGGACCACCTCGCGCTCGGCGTCGACGACGTGGACGCCACCTTCGAGGAGATCGACCACTACGGCGTCGTCGAGGAACCCGGCGACCAGCCCGCGGCCGGTGCCCGCACCGCGTTCGTGAAGGACCCGGACGGTCACGTCGTCGAACTCGTCGAACCGCTCGAATAA
- the gatE gene encoding Glu-tRNA(Gln) amidotransferase subunit GatE, whose translation MSEYDYDALGLVAGLEIHQQLDTATKLFCACPTERREPEEASRTFSRYLHPTKSELGELDEAAVEESQVDREFEYLAFDTTCLVEEDDEPPHRIDDEALDVAMQIATLLDMTAVDQAHVMRKIVVDGSNTSGFQRTTLVGQDGEIETSEGPVGVEDLLLEEESAGRVEETAAGVRYSLDRLGIPLVEIGTKPDISSPEQAREAAERIGMLLRSTGSVKRGLGTIRQDVNVSIAEGARVEIKGVQALDQIDEIVRLEVGRQVELLDIAAELAERDATVGETQDVTEVFAETDSGVIRGALDAGGRVTAVPLYGFDGLVGHEIQPDRRLGTELSDHAKRHGAGGIFHTDELPAYGVTEAEVAALRDAVDAGPDDAVAIVADDPETADLAIEAVADRAETASEGVPEETRDATQEGTTRYLRPLPGAARMYPETDVPPVELDPSDVETPELLTEKVERYQREYDLDAGLAEQVAYGRRMPLFEDIVEAGVDATFAAGVLEGTLTELRRDDVPVETLTDDHLRAVLLLVEDGDLAKEGVDQVLTTLAENPNLTAEEAVEEAGLSGVSEDEVREAVVEVVERNADQVESEGMGAFSALMGECMGALRGKADGEIVSDVLREEIGKRA comes from the coding sequence ATGAGCGAGTACGACTACGACGCGCTCGGACTCGTCGCGGGGCTGGAGATTCACCAGCAACTCGACACCGCGACGAAGCTGTTCTGTGCGTGCCCGACCGAGCGTCGGGAGCCCGAGGAAGCGAGTCGGACCTTCTCCCGGTATCTTCACCCGACGAAGAGCGAACTCGGCGAACTCGACGAGGCCGCGGTCGAGGAGAGTCAGGTCGACCGCGAATTCGAGTATCTGGCGTTCGACACCACCTGTCTGGTCGAGGAGGACGACGAACCACCCCACCGGATCGACGACGAGGCGCTCGACGTGGCCATGCAGATCGCCACCCTACTGGACATGACCGCGGTCGATCAGGCCCACGTCATGCGCAAGATCGTCGTCGACGGCTCGAACACCTCTGGCTTCCAGCGCACCACGCTCGTCGGACAGGACGGCGAAATCGAGACGAGCGAGGGGCCCGTCGGCGTCGAGGACCTCCTGCTCGAAGAGGAGAGCGCCGGTCGCGTCGAGGAGACGGCGGCCGGCGTCCGGTACAGCCTCGACCGTCTCGGCATCCCGCTGGTCGAAATCGGTACCAAGCCCGACATCAGCAGTCCCGAACAGGCCCGCGAGGCCGCCGAACGCATCGGCATGCTCCTCCGCTCGACCGGCTCGGTCAAACGCGGCCTCGGTACCATCCGACAGGACGTGAACGTCTCCATCGCCGAGGGCGCGCGTGTCGAGATCAAGGGCGTGCAGGCGCTCGATCAGATCGACGAAATCGTCCGGCTGGAGGTGGGTCGACAGGTCGAACTCCTCGACATCGCGGCCGAACTCGCCGAGCGTGACGCCACGGTTGGGGAGACACAGGACGTGACCGAGGTGTTCGCGGAGACGGACAGCGGCGTGATCCGGGGTGCCCTCGACGCAGGCGGCCGTGTCACCGCCGTCCCACTCTACGGCTTCGACGGTCTCGTCGGCCACGAGATTCAGCCCGACCGCCGCCTCGGGACGGAACTCTCCGATCACGCCAAGCGCCACGGCGCCGGCGGCATCTTCCACACCGACGAACTCCCGGCCTACGGCGTCACCGAGGCGGAAGTCGCGGCGCTCCGCGACGCCGTCGACGCCGGCCCCGACGACGCCGTCGCCATCGTCGCTGACGACCCCGAGACGGCCGACCTCGCCATCGAGGCCGTCGCCGACCGTGCCGAGACGGCCAGCGAGGGCGTGCCGGAGGAGACTCGCGACGCGACTCAGGAGGGGACGACCCGCTATCTCCGCCCCCTGCCCGGCGCGGCGAGGATGTACCCCGAGACCGACGTGCCGCCCGTCGAACTCGACCCCTCCGACGTGGAGACGCCCGAACTCCTGACGGAGAAGGTCGAACGCTACCAGCGGGAGTACGACCTCGACGCCGGCCTCGCCGAGCAGGTGGCCTACGGCCGTCGGATGCCGCTGTTCGAGGATATCGTCGAGGCGGGCGTCGACGCCACCTTCGCCGCCGGGGTGCTGGAGGGGACGCTGACCGAACTCCGCCGCGACGACGTGCCAGTTGAGACCCTCACCGACGACCACCTCCGCGCGGTCCTCCTGCTGGTCGAGGACGGCGACCTCGCCAAGGAGGGCGTGGATCAGGTACTCACGACGCTCGCGGAGAACCCGAACCTCACGGCCGAGGAGGCGGTCGAGGAGGCGGGACTCTCCGGCGTCTCCGAGGACGAGGTGCGCGAGGCGGTCGTCGAGGTGGTCGAACGCAACGCCGATCAGGTCGAAAGCGAGGGCATGGGCGCCTTCTCCGCGCTCATGGGTGAGTGCATGGGCGCTCTCCGCGGGAAGGCCGACGGCGAAATCGTCAGCGACGTGCTCCGCGAGGAGATCGGCAAGCGAGCGTAA
- a CDS encoding MaoC/PaaZ C-terminal domain-containing protein, whose protein sequence is MTVFFDDIDRWDGESYGTYEVTETEILDFAERYDPQWFHTDPDRAADSIYGDLIASGWHTAAMSMRLFVDGFLAETATLGAKGLDHLRWPKPVVPGDELTIHSTIHGVDEASSTDDYGVVRWGVETTANDGAKTVLAIEALVLVARE, encoded by the coding sequence ATGACGGTCTTTTTCGACGACATCGACCGCTGGGACGGCGAGTCGTACGGCACCTACGAGGTGACGGAGACGGAGATTCTCGACTTCGCGGAGCGGTACGATCCGCAGTGGTTCCACACCGACCCGGACCGCGCGGCCGATTCCATCTACGGCGACCTGATCGCCAGCGGCTGGCACACCGCCGCGATGTCGATGCGGCTGTTCGTCGACGGCTTCCTCGCCGAGACGGCGACGCTGGGCGCGAAAGGGCTCGATCACCTCCGCTGGCCCAAGCCTGTCGTCCCCGGCGACGAACTCACCATCCACTCGACCATCCACGGCGTCGACGAGGCGAGCAGCACCGACGACTACGGCGTCGTCCGCTGGGGCGTCGAGACGACGGCGAACGACGGCGCGAAGACCGTCCTCGCGATAGAGGCGCTGGTGTTGGTCGCACGGGAGTGA
- a CDS encoding HpcH/HpaI aldolase/citrate lyase family protein produces MSEDVELRRTQLATPASDPDFMESASRSDADEVFLDLEDSVAPNAKVEARQPLIEAVEEHDWSDKILSYRMNGIDTEWWYDDIIEVVGAVGDQIDDIIIPKVAGPSDIHTVENLLEQVEVNNGLDVGAIGLEPQIEDGDGIHNVYEIAHASDRLSSIIFGPGDYSAAMGTPGLDIGQFPEYPGHYWHHALSECNSAAKSAGIPCMDGPYADIDDPDGFRTSAERANMLGCDGKWAIHPSQIEIGNEVFAPDPEVAERAERIVEAYAEAMEEGKGAVSVDGQMVDEATNKMAQDIVAKARAAGIL; encoded by the coding sequence ATGTCTGAAGACGTTGAACTTCGGCGCACGCAACTTGCGACGCCGGCCAGCGACCCCGACTTCATGGAGAGTGCTTCGCGGAGTGACGCGGACGAAGTCTTCCTCGACCTGGAAGACTCCGTGGCGCCCAACGCGAAAGTCGAGGCCCGTCAGCCCCTCATCGAGGCGGTCGAGGAGCACGACTGGTCCGACAAGATCCTCTCGTACCGGATGAACGGCATCGACACCGAATGGTGGTACGACGACATCATCGAGGTCGTCGGCGCCGTGGGCGACCAGATCGACGACATCATCATCCCCAAGGTCGCCGGCCCGAGCGACATTCACACGGTCGAGAACCTGCTCGAGCAGGTCGAAGTGAACAACGGACTGGACGTCGGCGCCATCGGCCTCGAACCCCAGATCGAGGACGGCGACGGCATCCACAACGTCTACGAGATCGCGCACGCTTCCGACCGCCTCTCCTCGATCATCTTCGGCCCCGGCGACTACTCGGCCGCGATGGGCACGCCCGGACTCGACATCGGGCAGTTCCCCGAGTACCCCGGCCACTACTGGCACCACGCGCTCTCGGAGTGTAACTCCGCCGCGAAGAGCGCCGGTATCCCCTGCATGGACGGCCCGTACGCCGACATCGACGACCCCGACGGCTTCCGCACGTCCGCGGAACGCGCCAACATGCTCGGCTGTGACGGCAAGTGGGCCATCCACCCGAGCCAGATCGAGATCGGCAACGAAGTGTTCGCGCCGGACCCCGAAGTGGCCGAACGAGCCGAGCGCATCGTCGAGGCCTACGCCGAAGCGATGGAAGAAGGCAAGGGCGCCGTCTCCGTCGACGGCCAGATGGTCGACGAAGCGACCAACAAGATGGCACAGGACATCGTCGCCAAGGCCCGCGCGGCCGGCATCCTGTAA
- a CDS encoding SHOCT domain-containing protein — MASDSFDAKTVLLLLLAAVILLPLLTMGMGYGMMGGPMMGGGMWGGGMWGGSQSGSGWWLLAGLLGRVLTLLVVVGVGYFVYRALTESDGGTGEALEELRLAYARGDLSDEEYERRRERLNRDEH, encoded by the coding sequence GTGGCGTCGGATAGCTTCGATGCCAAGACCGTCCTCCTGTTGCTTCTCGCAGCGGTGATCCTCCTTCCCCTGCTGACGATGGGGATGGGGTACGGCATGATGGGCGGGCCGATGATGGGTGGCGGCATGTGGGGCGGCGGTATGTGGGGCGGCAGCCAGTCCGGGTCCGGGTGGTGGCTGCTCGCCGGCCTGCTGGGTCGCGTGCTCACACTCTTGGTCGTCGTGGGCGTCGGCTACTTCGTCTATCGGGCGCTGACGGAGTCGGACGGTGGGACGGGCGAGGCGCTCGAAGAACTCCGACTCGCGTACGCCCGCGGCGACCTGAGCGACGAGGAGTACGAACGGCGTCGTGAGAGGCTGAACCGGGACGAGCACTGA
- a CDS encoding ABC transporter ATP-binding protein, with the protein MTAGQSEATETPTGEDALLRTDGLTKRFGGLVAVDDVNLRIQRGEIRCLIGPNGAGKSTLLKLLVGQLSPSEGHIYYDGRDITGLSQHERARGGMSMKFQVPAVYGDLSVRQNVHIPLQREVGRGRIDAAIEETLDKFGLLDVADTRATDLSHGQQQWLEIAMASALEPELLLLDEPAAGMSIRETEKTAEYVHRLNEDRDMTLLVIEHDIDFVRAIAQSVTVLHRGEVFAEGTIEDIENDPEVRRIYLGEVRE; encoded by the coding sequence GTGACGGCCGGTCAAAGCGAGGCCACGGAGACGCCCACCGGCGAGGACGCCCTGCTCCGAACGGACGGGCTGACCAAGCGGTTCGGCGGCCTCGTCGCCGTCGACGACGTGAATCTCCGCATCCAGCGCGGCGAGATCAGATGCCTCATCGGCCCCAACGGCGCCGGGAAGAGTACGCTGCTCAAGCTGCTGGTTGGACAGCTCAGTCCCTCGGAGGGCCACATCTACTACGACGGCCGGGACATCACCGGCCTCTCGCAACACGAACGCGCCCGTGGCGGCATGAGCATGAAGTTTCAGGTGCCGGCCGTCTACGGCGACCTCAGCGTCCGCCAGAACGTCCACATCCCGCTCCAGCGAGAGGTGGGCCGCGGTCGGATCGACGCGGCTATCGAGGAGACCCTCGACAAGTTCGGCCTCCTCGATGTCGCCGACACTCGGGCTACGGACCTCTCGCACGGCCAGCAACAGTGGCTCGAAATCGCCATGGCGTCGGCGCTCGAACCGGAACTCCTCCTGCTCGACGAACCCGCGGCAGGGATGTCGATCCGGGAGACGGAGAAGACCGCCGAGTACGTCCACCGCCTCAACGAGGACCGGGACATGACGCTACTGGTGATCGAACACGACATCGACTTCGTGCGCGCCATCGCCCAGTCGGTGACCGTGCTCCACCGCGGCGAGGTGTTCGCCGAGGGGACCATCGAAGACATCGAGAACGATCCCGAGGTGCGGCGCATCTACCTCGGGGAGGTGCGAGAATGA
- a CDS encoding DsbA family protein, whose protein sequence is MNDPTRRAVLASGTALFGAGCLGGSGGDGGGGGGSGSDDTPTLADHPVGQHLAAQPRLGPDPAEATATIVAFEDPSCPRCAAFESTTVPKIRSELVDTGQAAFVVRTVPLVYPWGDPAIHALEATYARDADAFWALFGHYFAEQDAFDADNVLDRTASFLSAETDVDAAGVVADAEAEAYADAVGIDVDAAEAADVSGTPTVFLFRDGQYRTRATGSVSFDLVTRALGL, encoded by the coding sequence ATGAACGATCCGACCCGCCGGGCCGTCCTCGCCAGCGGCACCGCCCTGTTCGGTGCCGGGTGTCTCGGGGGTTCCGGCGGTGATGGTGGCGGTGGCGGGGGAAGCGGCAGCGACGACACCCCCACCCTCGCCGACCACCCCGTCGGCCAACACCTCGCCGCACAGCCCCGACTCGGCCCCGACCCGGCCGAGGCGACGGCGACCATCGTCGCCTTCGAGGACCCGTCCTGTCCCCGGTGTGCGGCCTTCGAATCCACCACCGTCCCGAAAATCCGGTCGGAACTCGTCGACACCGGGCAGGCCGCCTTCGTCGTGCGGACCGTCCCGCTCGTCTACCCGTGGGGCGACCCCGCGATTCACGCGCTCGAAGCCACCTACGCGCGCGACGCCGACGCGTTCTGGGCGCTCTTTGGCCACTACTTCGCGGAACAGGACGCCTTCGACGCCGACAACGTGCTTGATCGGACGGCGTCGTTCCTCTCGGCCGAGACGGACGTGGACGCCGCGGGCGTCGTCGCCGACGCCGAAGCCGAGGCGTACGCCGACGCCGTCGGTATCGACGTGGACGCCGCCGAGGCGGCGGACGTGAGCGGCACGCCCACCGTCTTTCTCTTCCGCGACGGCCAGTATCGGACGCGCGCGACGGGATCGGTGAGCTTCGACCTCGTGACGCGGGCGCTGGGGCTGTAA
- the urtB gene encoding urea ABC transporter, permease protein UrtB, which produces MASVLPQLLNLLLQFIDSFGFLVLSAIGLAIIFGMMGVINLAHGEFITVGAYGTALSFHAGLPLPVAMLVGVALTTVFGLILEFTVIRRLYGRLLDSMVATWGISLIMIQGLRIVFGSSLPSIGTPLGSVQYGSFSYSTYRLLLAGASLVLLGVLYWVFTSTEFGTRARATIQDEEMSRALGTDTNRMYLLTFGIGSALAGLTGALYAPTMTIVPGMGSTFLVEAFVTVVVGGASVLVGTSGAGLLLGFINAVFSNLFGTFAGRMALLVTTILVIRALPRGITGLLEDVRGGT; this is translated from the coding sequence ATGGCATCCGTACTCCCGCAGCTACTCAACCTGCTCCTCCAGTTTATCGACAGCTTCGGGTTTCTCGTCCTCTCCGCCATCGGACTCGCCATCATCTTCGGGATGATGGGCGTCATCAACCTCGCCCACGGCGAGTTCATCACCGTCGGCGCGTACGGGACGGCACTCAGTTTCCACGCCGGCCTGCCGCTCCCCGTCGCGATGCTCGTCGGCGTCGCGCTGACGACCGTCTTCGGGTTGATACTGGAGTTCACCGTCATCCGCCGCCTCTACGGTCGCCTCCTCGACTCGATGGTAGCGACGTGGGGGATCAGCCTCATCATGATCCAAGGGTTACGGATCGTCTTCGGCTCCTCGCTCCCGAGCATCGGGACGCCACTCGGGTCGGTCCAGTACGGATCGTTCTCGTACTCGACCTATCGACTCCTGCTCGCTGGAGCGAGCCTCGTTCTCCTCGGGGTCCTCTACTGGGTGTTCACCTCGACGGAGTTCGGGACGCGTGCCCGCGCGACGATCCAAGACGAGGAGATGAGCCGGGCGCTCGGCACCGATACCAACCGAATGTACCTGCTCACCTTCGGCATCGGGTCCGCGCTCGCCGGCCTCACCGGCGCGCTCTACGCGCCGACGATGACCATCGTCCCCGGCATGGGATCGACGTTCCTCGTCGAGGCGTTCGTGACCGTCGTCGTCGGTGGCGCCTCGGTGCTGGTCGGCACGAGCGGCGCCGGCCTCCTACTCGGGTTCATCAATGCGGTGTTCTCGAACCTGTTCGGCACGTTCGCGGGGCGCATGGCGCTGCTCGTGACGACTATTCTCGTCATCCGCGCGCTCCCGCGCGGCATCACCGGACTGCTCGAAGACGTTCGAGGGGGAACCTGA